From a region of the Primulina eburnea isolate SZY01 chromosome 7, ASM2296580v1, whole genome shotgun sequence genome:
- the LOC140835946 gene encoding anthocyanidin 3-O-glucosyltransferase 5-like, producing MSGSSDNLHIVILSSPGVGHLIPVQLLAERLATQHNVKTTILAVTTSSSPLESSLLKLPTEAGLVETVELPLGDISRLINPSIQVATTLCMMLREALPLIRSAIASMDRKPDALIVDLFGTEALPIALEYKLPKYVYVPSNAWYTALTVYCPVLDGEIKGQYVDEQDYLKIPGCKPVRPVDVVDPMLNRDDQQYVEYLRRGKEYTLFDGILLNSWEDLESKTLEAFRENEALRSVMTNPVYPIGPLTRTIEPNVLENGFMAWLDKQPNQSVLFVSFGSGGVLSTEQMTELAWGLEMSQQQFIWVVRSPTCGRVDDAFFTRDYGSEWSPSFLPPGFLTRTQNIGVLVPLWGQQVKILSHPSIGGFLSHCGWNSTLESIVSGVPMIAWPLYAEQKLNAAMLTEELGVALRPEELPTRKVVGREEIEKLVRTLIQGEDGKVMRDKVKRLKISAASALSELSGSSYKSMCQILSNISNKRSARVMK from the coding sequence ATGAGTGGCTCCTCAGACAATCTTCACATCGTTATTCTCTCCAGTCCCGGAGTCGGACATCTCATCCCGGTTCAACTCCTAGCCGAACGCCTCGCCACCCAACACAACGTCAAAACCACCATTCTCGCAGTCACGACCAGCAGTTCTCCGTTGGAATCCAGTCTCCTGAAGCTTCCAACTGAAGCGGGACTCGTCGAAACAGTGGAGCTTCCCCTTGGTGATATCTCACGCCTCATAAATCCTTCTATACAAGTTGCCACAACACTGTGCATGATGCTCCGGGAAGCATTGCCATTAATCCGCTCTGCCATCGCCTCCATGGACCGCAAGCCGGACGCCTTGATTGTCGATCTTTTCGGGACCGAAGCGCTGCCGATTGCCTTGGAGTATAAACTGCCCAAGTATGTCTATGTTCCCTCTAATGCATGGTATACTGCGTTGACTGTATACTGTCCGGTTCTTGACGGAGAAATCAAAGGTCAATATGTTGACGAGCAGGATTACTTGAAAATTCCGGGCTGCAAACCGGTTCGACCGGTGGATGTGGTAGACCCGATGCTAAACCGGGATGATCAGCAGTATGTAGAGTATCTGAGACGGGGGAAAGAATACACGTTATTTGATGGGATTTTGTTGAACTCTTGGGAAGATTTGGAGTCCAAAACCCTCGAGGCATTTAGGGAAAATGAAGCGTTGAGGTCTGTGATGACCAACCCCGTTTACCCTATCGGTCCTTTGACGAGAACCATCGAACCGAACGTGTTGGAAAATGGCTTCATGGCTTGGCTAGACAAACAACCTAATCAAAGTGTTTTATTTGTATCATTCGGAAGTGGTGGGGTGCTATCGACTGAGCAAATGACCGAGTTGGCTTGGGGGCTGGAGATGAGCCAACAACAGTTCATTTGGGTGGTGCGAAGTCCGACATGTGGCCGTGTGGACGATGCATTTTTCACTAGAGACTATGGTTCGGAATGGTCTCCGAGCTTTTTGCCTCCGGGGTTCTTAACCCGAACCCAAAATATAGGAGTGTTGGTCCCATTGTGGGGACAACAAGTCAAAATCCTGAGCCATCCATCGATCGGAGGATTCTTGTCGCATTGCGGGTGGAACTCGACGTTGGAAAGCATAGTTAGTGGGGTGCCGATGATAGCGTGGCCGCTATATGCCGAGCAAAAGTTGAACGCCGCCATGTTGACAGAGGAGCTTGGGGTGGCATTGCGGCCGGAGGAGTTGCCCACAAGGAAAGTGGTGGGGAGGGAAGAGATAGAGAAATTGGTAAGAACGTTAATTCAGGGGGAAGATGGAAAAGTGATGAGGGATAAGGTTAAAAGGTTGAAAATTAGTGCTGCCAGCGCTCTAAGCGAACTCAGTGGCTCGTCATACAAATCCATGTGCCAGATTCTCTCCAACATTAGTAACAAGAGATCAGCTCGAGTGATGAaataa